Proteins encoded by one window of Candidatus Obscuribacter sp.:
- a CDS encoding alpha/beta fold hydrolase, with protein MDKLRVLSDLSRCKAQVISKPMLTFLPNKVTVSIALTAVSLSLTPITSVSGAAQAAPAANGTSKPLSKEAHSQHSAHPESLAKTHAAHQLMELGLKCYAQGKFPDAYNDFHRATISKGLAPIEHIKALIAAGDSAYQNGDYQPALSYLKRAHAILQGSEKKQSTISSAVAQHAEREELLAETCCDIGEVLYELDRHTDSQPYFEHAINSYNSGKVSEEVLLRSLEGLGASYFKDRQYAKALPLYQEVAYLDRQRYGADATPYGWTLRVLSDLHTKLNQKQQAKACFDRSVWIFRNANYVRLMRHWTHVFDREKAAATNNTANGNNAFNAPKTLSAEALKKAIYERAFGDLGDIPDITYLKPGSHTGLTTYPTTAKNPIGIDNAPPTSTLPWQRARIAVMEPASTIWADPRQDILGIVVCVPGFGLHKHSFKDLGESLSQRGYVVFSYDVRGFGAYTALKARDRIDLEKSLDDLDDSIIAIRDTFPQKPVFLLGESMGGSMALQFCAQHPELVEGLIAAVPSEQRYSQWLTSTKVALSLLTGSRKLIDVSTVVVKRATQDKDLRTAWSEDPESRMTATAKELLGFKSFLSRNHILARQVKTTPVLMYQGVHDLLIRPEGTIKLFKAIGNDDKNLVLIGKSEHLVFEEGQFKVNLLESLLDWMKNHSTLAQPKSNGTNTGNNLPAAASPDAATTKTQSSN; from the coding sequence TTGGATAAGCTAAGAGTATTGTCTGATCTCAGCCGTTGCAAAGCGCAAGTAATATCAAAACCAATGTTAACCTTTTTGCCCAACAAAGTAACTGTCTCAATTGCGCTCACCGCTGTCTCATTGAGTCTGACGCCGATCACTTCTGTCAGTGGCGCCGCTCAGGCAGCTCCAGCCGCCAATGGCACTAGCAAGCCGCTATCCAAAGAGGCCCACAGTCAGCACTCAGCTCATCCAGAGAGCCTGGCAAAGACTCATGCTGCGCACCAGCTCATGGAGCTTGGACTCAAATGCTATGCCCAGGGCAAATTTCCCGATGCTTACAATGACTTCCACAGAGCGACCATTAGTAAGGGTCTAGCACCGATTGAGCACATCAAAGCATTGATTGCTGCCGGTGACTCAGCCTACCAAAACGGTGACTACCAACCAGCTTTGAGCTATCTCAAACGCGCCCACGCTATTTTGCAAGGCAGCGAAAAAAAACAAAGCACTATCTCTAGCGCCGTAGCACAACACGCGGAGCGTGAAGAGTTACTGGCCGAGACTTGCTGTGATATTGGCGAAGTGCTCTACGAACTCGACAGGCACACCGATAGCCAGCCATACTTTGAACACGCTATCAATAGCTATAATTCCGGCAAAGTATCAGAAGAAGTCCTCCTGCGCAGCCTGGAAGGTCTTGGTGCCAGCTATTTTAAGGACCGGCAATACGCAAAGGCACTGCCTCTCTACCAAGAAGTCGCCTACCTCGACCGTCAGCGCTATGGCGCCGACGCCACCCCTTACGGCTGGACTCTGCGCGTGCTGTCCGATTTGCATACAAAACTCAATCAAAAGCAACAAGCCAAAGCTTGCTTTGACCGCTCCGTGTGGATATTTCGCAATGCCAACTATGTCAGATTAATGAGACATTGGACTCACGTTTTTGATAGAGAAAAAGCAGCAGCTACAAATAACACTGCCAACGGCAATAATGCTTTCAATGCGCCCAAGACACTCTCTGCTGAGGCGCTTAAAAAGGCAATCTACGAAAGAGCCTTTGGCGATCTTGGTGACATCCCAGATATCACTTATCTCAAACCAGGCTCGCACACCGGTCTGACAACATATCCGACTACTGCAAAAAATCCCATAGGCATAGATAACGCTCCACCTACAAGCACATTGCCCTGGCAACGTGCGCGCATTGCCGTTATGGAGCCAGCCAGTACTATCTGGGCCGATCCCAGACAAGACATCCTCGGTATCGTTGTCTGCGTACCGGGCTTTGGTCTGCACAAACATTCATTTAAAGACCTCGGTGAGTCCCTCAGCCAGCGCGGCTATGTGGTTTTTTCGTATGACGTGCGTGGCTTTGGCGCTTACACTGCTCTAAAAGCCCGTGACCGTATTGATCTAGAAAAGAGTCTGGATGACCTCGACGACTCGATTATTGCTATCCGCGATACTTTTCCGCAAAAGCCAGTCTTTTTGCTAGGAGAATCAATGGGTGGTTCTATGGCGTTGCAGTTTTGCGCTCAGCACCCGGAGCTGGTCGAAGGTTTGATTGCGGCAGTGCCATCAGAACAGCGCTATAGCCAATGGCTCACCTCTACAAAAGTAGCACTGAGCTTGCTTACCGGCAGCCGCAAACTAATTGATGTCTCCACCGTAGTAGTCAAACGTGCGACACAAGACAAAGATCTGCGCACCGCCTGGTCCGAAGACCCAGAGAGTCGCATGACTGCCACAGCCAAAGAATTGCTCGGATTTAAGAGCTTTCTTTCGCGCAATCACATCCTGGCAAGACAGGTAAAGACCACGCCGGTATTGATGTATCAGGGTGTTCACGACTTACTTATCCGTCCTGAAGGCACAATCAAGCTATTCAAGGCGATTGGCAACGACGACAAAAACCTGGTTTTGATTGGCAAGTCCGAGCATCTCGTCTTTGAAGAAGGCCAATTCAAAGTAAACTTGCTAGAAAGTTTGCTCGATTGGATGAAGAATCACTCGACCCTGGCGCAACCCAAATCTAACGGCACTAATACAGGCAACAATTTGCCTGCGGCGGCCTCTCCCGATGCGGCAACTACGAAGACCCAGTCGAGTAATTAA
- a CDS encoding dienelactone hydrolase family protein: MCAFLSSNVFFAAAHGAPGNTAQKQVNTPLLPHANKVKSSADLHDVKIDWFMPPGITTSTSQKLPVVLIYHGSGGLGDDAAGGNGRGFFAELAKALAVKHRVCGVVHYMDSTGHQSASAQQMARYFGAWLGAVQRSIKAVRQYPFVSPDRVTLIGHSLGAQLALEAAARDKQIHSVVDMAGCFVLPTSKVSAMPPVLVLHGKLDNVVPLSREKALIKVLERVGSKYEEHIYPRGDHAFNGVAFDEIVQTTDKFLLKY; the protein is encoded by the coding sequence TTGTGCGCATTTTTATCCAGCAATGTTTTTTTTGCTGCTGCTCATGGCGCGCCCGGTAATACTGCTCAAAAACAAGTAAACACACCTCTTTTGCCTCATGCTAACAAAGTCAAATCATCGGCTGATTTGCATGATGTAAAAATAGATTGGTTTATGCCACCGGGCATAACGACCAGTACAAGCCAGAAGTTACCGGTGGTACTTATCTATCACGGCTCTGGTGGTCTGGGCGATGATGCCGCTGGTGGCAATGGTCGTGGCTTTTTTGCAGAGCTGGCAAAGGCTCTGGCGGTCAAGCACAGGGTTTGTGGCGTGGTGCACTATATGGATAGTACCGGGCACCAATCTGCTAGCGCACAACAAATGGCTCGCTATTTTGGTGCATGGCTTGGCGCCGTGCAAAGGTCTATTAAAGCGGTACGCCAGTATCCCTTTGTCTCCCCTGATCGAGTGACCTTGATAGGACACAGTCTGGGTGCACAGTTAGCGCTGGAAGCCGCCGCCAGAGATAAGCAAATCCACTCGGTAGTGGATATGGCTGGCTGCTTTGTGTTGCCGACAAGCAAAGTCTCTGCTATGCCACCGGTATTGGTGCTGCACGGCAAGCTCGATAATGTAGTGCCTTTGTCTCGCGAAAAGGCATTGATCAAAGTGTTAGAGCGAGTAGGTAGTAAATACGAGGAGCACATTTATCCGCGCGGTGATCATGCCTTTAATGGGGTGGCATTTGATGAAATTGTGCAGACCACTGACAAGTTTTTACTAAAATACTGA
- a CDS encoding MoaD/ThiS family protein gives MLNVKICYFAILRDQTGLSNEIVATSAKNVQSLFEELNNRYNFSLDKNSLRVAINDCFVDWQTVLQNNDEVVFIPPVAGG, from the coding sequence TTGCTAAATGTCAAAATTTGCTATTTTGCAATCCTACGAGATCAAACAGGTCTGAGCAACGAGATCGTTGCCACATCAGCTAAGAACGTACAATCACTCTTTGAAGAACTCAACAACCGATATAATTTTAGTCTGGACAAAAACTCTCTAAGAGTAGCCATCAACGATTGTTTTGTAGATTGGCAAACGGTACTGCAAAATAACGACGAAGTGGTATTTATCCCACCAGTAGCAGGCGGTTAA
- a CDS encoding molybdenum cofactor biosynthesis protein MoaE: MFSIAKTAIDTQYLRSQLSDDRAGALVEFEGRVRNHNEGSTVLTLEYEAAESLAVAEANRIFSEVKEKFAIYDAICVHRQGLLQIGETAVYVGVISAHRSEAFAACRYIIDEIKHRLPIWKKETYSDGRSEWVNCQHINHEHAH; the protein is encoded by the coding sequence ATGTTTAGCATAGCCAAAACAGCCATTGATACTCAATACCTCCGGTCACAGCTCTCGGACGACCGCGCTGGCGCTCTTGTCGAATTTGAAGGGCGTGTGCGCAATCATAACGAAGGCAGCACTGTACTTACTCTAGAGTACGAAGCAGCAGAGTCATTGGCGGTGGCAGAAGCCAATCGCATCTTTAGCGAAGTCAAAGAGAAATTTGCCATATATGACGCCATCTGCGTACACCGCCAGGGGCTGCTACAAATAGGCGAGACAGCCGTTTACGTCGGAGTCATCTCAGCACACCGCTCAGAGGCATTTGCTGCTTGTCGCTATATCATCGACGAGATCAAACACCGGCTGCCCATCTGGAAAAAAGAAACCTACTCGGACGGCAGATCTGAGTGGGTCAATTGTCAGCACATAAACCACGAGCACGCTCACTAA